One window of Cohnella hashimotonis genomic DNA carries:
- a CDS encoding DUF4073 domain-containing protein, translated as MYKRKTQRLMAMLLFFAIIAGLLPVGAVNAGMPASGDPVYIYYLSSDGSSSTAGANDALVRIGTDGSNETTIATEVAFIPSDLTLNIADEKAYYFAGNTASGAEKSIQSTSLTADLKSKVKVLAQNPAYNGMFYDAANGYLYYVSNDGTVSTPTGGSLRRMSPDGTNDTVIKDGLATSLGDLAMDVVGGVVYYFDNTAKQIKSIDIVSGTTGTVGPTLASSPAYSGMVFNPVDGYLYYLTADSDSSNVGVGDALLKIKPGELTGTTIKTEVAANPGDLAIDFASGTAYFFDTKTTGSAIKKLDLANGEISTFKSQTTMSYAGMYVTSGRQIGFDRAASSPADDATAVDPAADLSLKFSGKVLKGIAGNFVIKDLTSNTVLETIANGSSQITGWGSNMLTVNPSSDLPAGHEIAVTWQKAVVQDYYNSFISDNSSDSYYNFTVAGTAGGGSTFTVVNTNDSGEGSLRWAIAQAGAVADGKVVFDPALAGQTITLASDLTGWDELASEGTTIGNDSTNFMLTGLKDASGLPAITVDGNGHAGIRATGSGTFSLSDIRFTGFELNDSTGVYNGSGAVLAVSGSDYSSVTISNVRFDHNRMTSENNTSIVALSNDAHIDRVVFADNELNAFRADGPAYQATLLFMETQNGEITNSLFFNNSTSSHTSGDAYGGTIGNFMDFNLKVVNNTFYGNSVSNTGTGQALGPVGYAIESNVSSVEFYNNLMIDNIAQGQTVSAFGTVFYDDGGKVTTPNGNNVYAGFPFIDAIGGDFRLASSATGAIDQGDDSKSVGSFDLSGKARKVGSAVDIGAFEYVPGPVSNDASLTSILGKTDAAPGGGAGTYSDPITWSINVANNVTKLDKADIVPADSNAIVWFYDNSDFTSGSVYGVRSLNLPAGGSATAYIQIDSGSATRYYAVTVNRAAAAAPAYTINGTSQPWQDATLAADGDVLEITTDDSPASATRIHVTAPAGSTVTLKGKAGKIYDNVHVLVDEPITLKLENFNIAAPAGDTYNGIGFVKHNSPGDIVLETAGSNTIEGFNGIFSDSNHQLTINGTGTLTAKGRAAADPAADSGNGIYLLSDNTSGNTNPVASLTVDGSVMVKAYGGDSVGASGGNGIALNWGNLLIKSGDVEAYGGRTNGDRTDLPAGSSVTHRGGAGVYLEEFGSQGEAGKLSVEGGSLKAVGGEALADNVRGDFYEGGRGIRAYHSVAVSGGTVQSTGGTSVTEKGGDGIFTLKLDITGAAASVTANGGTSLSGFEAGTGLYVTNDIVIDGGLVSASGGNGMASEYGIYSPSGSLMIKGGADVTASGGSGAAAGASGGPAVYVQGNIVVTDSSRIRATGGAGQVNGSHGLFTYTGQISIDDNSFVTARGGNGATGVGGVGLRAFGNGSGSTVVIANDAGDVYVRGGQGASVTRPAVIAKDVRIAAGNVGPIAMEGTGNPRLIKNKSGGDDVYLVTVTTNPAAATSVFSQVSGTLAGNYTYEAPTLADGLAYMWLPSGTQTVGAAGYQNKTPDVVTDDTASTELTPLPVIAHLKHGSTTTDFTSIQAALDASVDGDTVTIEAGTYRDQLSVTKNITLQGAGIGQTIIESPNSNELVAANWKTLKNQTLYPVIGVKTSTTGEVVIKDLTIDGRKQGYIAAHAGDANVYTFNGIAVRDTSATIDQVKVIDVRDVYSDYSGSPVAPLPVDYLPQDQPSGANHNESILLEGAAGTGAHKVTVQNSEIVRFHKTGILAWGPALEVDIHDNKLQGHGKTLYSTGNGIQISSSDWSVNGGGDRRGTTGIVKDNEIYDIGLVIPEPGETGSYLNLGLGGPTGILLYQAGDGFVIEGNTITGPSVPSWHNSTTSNDGGYSNDGIGFSSSKDLTIRNNTITGFGTGIAEGGAVAGSTIEDNTFSANELDIWTLSGNDTITLGAGAETIAYNQTGNGIDTIDGFGAGDRLNVIGFVDGSVNGEIGTPVNAEYVTETGGTLVINGYTDALPVVDFTGGSVTAGDGTNVAARSVEVSVADGVTTLYIDTEGDDDAAELVIKLAGVYAPGNFKLNGGYISYITLVQATGLTVTSTDPAGSSNDGKTKIEATPIPATGHKLVYFNFGTGTVTIPNVGDTLPTYENLPNDGLVTAANGDNIGVAEVDANGKVVHFGQTTANVTAEPTPTQATGLTVTSTDPTGASNDNKTKLEATPAPATGHKLVYFNFGTGTVTIPNVGDTLPTYENLPSDGLVSAANGDNIGVAEVDANGKVVHFGQTTANVTAEPTPTQATGLTVTSTDPAGANNDGKTKLEATPAPATGHKLVYYNFSTGTVTIPNVGDTLPTYENLPSDGLVSAANGDNIGVAEVDEDGKVVHFGQTPASVSNTPGTTPEAIPTAAISYSDEVLTGLTPGAEYLIGGVTKTAGIDGKIAIEAGWLGTSLSIVKVGNGTSTTNSAPQTLVVPSRPTAPTGVGKTDETSAGNDGTITGVNSTLEYKKGAAGAWTPITGVTVTGLAPDTYYVRTAATATAFASEATSVTVGAFTSTPETTPNAAISYSDEVLTGLTPGAEYLIGGVTKTAGNDGKIAIEAGWIGSSLSIEKVGNGTSTTNSAPQTLVVPSRPTTPTGVGKTDETSAGGNNGTITGVNSTLEYKKGASGAWTPITGETVTGLAPDTYYVRTAATATTFASEATSVTVGAFTATPEAIPTAAISYSDEVLTGLTPGATYLIGGVNKTADGSGKLTIEAGWLGTSLSIVKVGNGASTTDSAAQSLSIPSRPVAPVVTANDAANTIAGLALGMEYAVDGGSYVKYNGTNAPDLSGTNTVQVRTSATETALAGTAATLQFTPNAPAAPNVSANDTLNTIVGADATMEYAIDEGSWVTFDPAHPPVLSGDHTVKVRVKAKGSIPAGVEKTIVFTANGTYSVLGTVVDDAPDANFITGAAVKVMKGNVQIGSTALTDANGHFKVTGVPNGTYNLVVTKEEQIITIAVTVKDQDYDFSPRFIVLPRGNKNSALEIKGDTPSVVVDGLNDLFADTQHAYTADDQQLVADGGSVKITLGVEKQDAAAATGASDLLNLAGGQSIDLYLDMTLTKTRIDTSNQTTTTALSTVGSLLKIIVPYDLSGKTNVTLYRFHDGVAQKMTKLALSTETPSTEGYMIDTIANHIIIWAQNFSTYAVAYGEIVSTPGTVSVGSLTIAASADAGGSISPAGNVAVSRGGSQTFTITPDAGYAISDVTVDGKSVGKVGSYTFANVTEAHTIKAVFAKAKVSGLPFYYNGDAKVFIGFSSEASGEMKYIAPAGKTIEFQANPKAFGDIANHWGKSYIDFVAERELFVGVSDRTFAPNTGMTRAMLATVIGRLYERSYGPLAATGQHAFTDVNYDSWYGAYLDWAASSGIVQGVGGTRFDPDRQVTRQELAAMLYRFAQFLKADTSAAAGTKLNYSDASAIDAWAEQAVLYGQDNGLINGRENGAFAPKESATRAEVSAILKRFIETIV; from the coding sequence TTGTACAAACGTAAAACGCAAAGACTAATGGCAATGCTTTTATTTTTCGCGATCATAGCGGGATTGCTGCCTGTCGGAGCCGTCAACGCCGGCATGCCGGCAAGCGGCGATCCGGTTTATATCTACTACTTATCGTCCGACGGCAGCAGTTCAACTGCAGGCGCTAACGACGCGCTGGTTCGCATCGGTACCGATGGCTCGAACGAGACTACGATCGCGACCGAAGTTGCTTTTATTCCAAGCGATCTGACTTTGAATATTGCCGACGAGAAGGCTTACTACTTCGCGGGAAATACTGCATCCGGGGCTGAAAAGTCCATTCAAAGCACAAGCCTGACGGCAGATTTAAAAAGCAAGGTAAAGGTTCTGGCGCAAAACCCGGCGTATAACGGTATGTTCTACGACGCTGCTAACGGCTATCTCTACTATGTATCCAATGATGGCACGGTATCTACGCCAACGGGGGGCTCGCTTAGAAGAATGAGTCCGGATGGAACGAATGACACAGTCATTAAAGACGGACTCGCTACATCGCTGGGTGATCTGGCAATGGATGTCGTCGGCGGCGTAGTTTATTACTTCGATAACACCGCAAAGCAGATCAAGAGTATTGATATCGTCTCCGGGACGACCGGTACTGTAGGACCGACGTTGGCGTCCTCTCCGGCTTATTCCGGTATGGTGTTTAACCCGGTTGACGGCTACCTTTATTATTTAACGGCGGACAGTGATTCTAGTAACGTTGGCGTCGGTGATGCATTGTTGAAAATCAAGCCCGGCGAACTAACCGGTACAACCATCAAAACGGAAGTCGCCGCAAATCCGGGCGATTTGGCAATCGATTTTGCAAGCGGTACGGCTTATTTTTTTGATACAAAAACTACAGGGTCGGCTATCAAAAAGCTGGATCTGGCTAACGGCGAAATATCTACGTTTAAGTCGCAGACTACAATGTCATACGCCGGCATGTACGTCACCTCCGGACGGCAGATCGGCTTCGACCGGGCGGCGTCAAGCCCGGCGGACGATGCGACGGCCGTAGACCCGGCTGCCGATCTGTCGCTTAAATTCAGCGGTAAAGTTCTGAAGGGAATTGCCGGCAATTTCGTTATTAAGGACCTGACGAGCAATACCGTGCTGGAGACGATTGCGAACGGCAGCTCGCAAATCACCGGTTGGGGTTCGAACATGCTGACGGTTAATCCGTCGAGTGATCTGCCGGCAGGCCATGAGATCGCGGTCACTTGGCAGAAGGCGGTCGTACAGGACTACTACAACAGCTTTATTTCGGACAATAGTTCGGATTCGTATTATAACTTTACTGTTGCCGGAACTGCCGGCGGCGGCAGCACGTTCACCGTCGTCAACACGAACGACAGCGGTGAAGGCTCGCTGCGCTGGGCGATCGCGCAGGCGGGCGCCGTAGCCGACGGCAAGGTCGTATTCGATCCGGCGCTGGCAGGGCAGACGATCACGCTGGCGTCGGATCTGACAGGCTGGGACGAATTGGCTAGTGAAGGTACGACAATCGGAAACGATTCGACGAACTTTATGCTGACCGGTCTTAAGGATGCGTCCGGCTTGCCGGCCATCACGGTGGATGGCAACGGACACGCGGGTATTCGGGCTACGGGTTCCGGTACGTTCAGCCTGTCCGATATTCGGTTTACGGGCTTCGAGCTTAACGATTCGACTGGCGTCTACAATGGATCCGGGGCCGTGCTCGCGGTCTCCGGAAGCGACTATAGCAGCGTTACGATCAGCAATGTACGCTTCGACCACAACAGAATGACATCCGAGAATAACACTTCGATCGTTGCGCTTAGCAATGATGCGCATATCGATCGGGTCGTTTTTGCGGACAATGAACTGAACGCCTTCAGGGCGGACGGACCAGCTTATCAGGCAACTTTATTATTTATGGAAACACAGAACGGCGAGATCACAAACTCCCTGTTCTTTAATAACAGCACTAGCAGTCATACAAGCGGAGATGCATACGGCGGCACGATCGGCAATTTCATGGATTTTAATTTGAAAGTAGTAAACAACACTTTCTACGGCAACAGTGTGTCCAATACGGGGACGGGTCAGGCATTGGGACCGGTCGGCTATGCCATTGAGTCCAACGTCAGTTCCGTTGAATTCTATAACAACTTAATGATTGATAACATAGCGCAAGGTCAAACGGTTTCGGCATTCGGAACGGTCTTTTATGATGATGGCGGCAAAGTTACGACACCAAACGGAAATAATGTGTACGCAGGCTTCCCTTTTATTGACGCCATAGGGGGAGACTTCCGTCTGGCAAGCTCTGCGACGGGAGCGATCGATCAGGGCGACGACAGCAAGTCCGTCGGCAGCTTTGATCTGAGCGGCAAGGCGCGCAAGGTCGGCAGCGCTGTCGATATCGGCGCATTCGAGTACGTGCCGGGACCCGTGAGCAACGATGCGTCGCTGACGAGCATCCTCGGCAAAACGGACGCTGCGCCGGGAGGCGGAGCCGGGACATACAGTGATCCGATTACATGGTCGATCAACGTGGCGAACAACGTGACGAAGCTGGACAAGGCCGATATCGTACCTGCCGACAGCAACGCGATCGTCTGGTTCTACGACAATTCGGATTTTACAAGCGGCAGCGTTTATGGCGTTCGATCGTTGAATCTGCCGGCGGGCGGATCGGCGACCGCATACATTCAGATCGATAGCGGCAGCGCAACTCGATACTACGCCGTTACCGTTAACAGAGCTGCGGCCGCAGCACCCGCCTATACAATTAACGGTACCTCGCAGCCTTGGCAAGACGCCACGCTGGCTGCGGACGGCGACGTGCTGGAGATCACGACGGACGATTCTCCCGCTTCGGCGACGCGCATTCACGTGACCGCCCCTGCGGGCTCGACCGTTACGCTGAAGGGCAAAGCAGGCAAAATCTATGACAACGTGCATGTGCTGGTCGACGAGCCGATTACGTTGAAGCTTGAAAACTTCAATATCGCGGCGCCCGCCGGCGACACCTACAACGGCATAGGCTTCGTCAAGCATAACAGTCCCGGCGATATCGTGCTTGAAACGGCGGGGAGCAATACGATCGAGGGCTTCAACGGCATTTTTTCGGATTCCAACCATCAGCTTACGATTAACGGTACGGGCACGCTAACGGCGAAGGGACGCGCTGCCGCGGATCCTGCCGCAGATAGCGGCAACGGCATCTACCTGTTGTCGGACAACACTAGCGGCAATACGAATCCCGTGGCTTCGCTGACGGTGGACGGCAGCGTCATGGTCAAGGCATACGGCGGGGATTCGGTTGGTGCCTCGGGCGGCAACGGCATTGCGCTTAATTGGGGCAATCTGCTCATAAAGAGCGGCGACGTAGAGGCGTACGGCGGCAGGACAAACGGTGATCGTACCGACCTTCCGGCCGGTTCCAGCGTCACTCACCGGGGAGGGGCGGGCGTCTATCTGGAGGAGTTCGGCTCCCAGGGCGAGGCAGGCAAGCTGAGCGTCGAAGGCGGTTCGCTGAAGGCCGTCGGCGGCGAGGCGCTGGCGGACAATGTCCGGGGCGATTTTTACGAAGGCGGCAGAGGCATTCGGGCTTACCATAGCGTGGCCGTCAGCGGCGGCACGGTGCAGAGCACCGGCGGGACCAGCGTTACGGAAAAGGGCGGCGACGGCATTTTTACGCTGAAACTCGATATTACGGGCGCTGCAGCGTCGGTTACGGCAAACGGCGGAACGAGCTTGTCCGGCTTTGAAGCGGGCACCGGACTGTACGTGACTAACGACATCGTTATCGACGGCGGTCTTGTATCGGCATCGGGCGGCAATGGCATGGCGAGTGAATACGGCATTTATTCGCCGAGCGGCAGCCTGATGATCAAGGGCGGGGCGGACGTGACCGCTTCCGGCGGCAGCGGGGCTGCTGCTGGAGCCTCGGGTGGCCCGGCGGTTTACGTGCAAGGCAATATCGTCGTCACCGATTCGTCGCGGATCAGGGCGACCGGCGGCGCCGGGCAAGTCAATGGCTCTCACGGGTTGTTTACCTATACGGGTCAAATATCGATTGATGACAACTCGTTCGTTACGGCAAGAGGCGGTAACGGCGCTACCGGAGTTGGCGGCGTAGGTCTGCGTGCCTTTGGCAACGGCAGCGGCAGCACGGTCGTGATCGCTAACGACGCAGGAGACGTCTATGTGCGTGGCGGCCAAGGCGCGTCTGTGACGCGGCCTGCTGTCATCGCGAAGGATGTGCGGATCGCGGCCGGCAACGTGGGGCCGATCGCCATGGAGGGCACGGGCAATCCTCGCTTGATCAAAAATAAATCCGGCGGCGACGATGTCTACCTGGTGACTGTCACGACGAATCCGGCCGCGGCGACATCGGTATTTTCGCAAGTGAGCGGAACGCTGGCCGGCAATTATACGTATGAGGCGCCTACGCTGGCGGACGGTCTCGCTTATATGTGGCTCCCTTCGGGAACGCAGACGGTTGGGGCGGCAGGTTATCAAAATAAAACGCCGGACGTCGTGACAGACGATACGGCATCAACCGAATTAACGCCGCTTCCAGTCATCGCCCACCTGAAGCATGGCAGTACGACGACCGATTTTACAAGCATTCAGGCTGCGCTTGACGCATCCGTGGACGGCGATACGGTTACGATTGAGGCAGGCACATATCGGGACCAATTATCAGTGACGAAAAACATCACGCTGCAAGGCGCGGGAATCGGTCAGACGATCATTGAATCTCCGAATTCCAACGAATTGGTTGCAGCCAACTGGAAGACGCTTAAAAATCAAACCTTGTATCCTGTCATCGGCGTCAAGACCTCGACGACCGGAGAAGTCGTCATTAAGGACCTGACAATAGACGGGCGCAAACAGGGCTATATTGCCGCACATGCTGGAGACGCAAACGTCTATACGTTCAACGGCATCGCAGTTCGCGATACTTCGGCGACGATCGACCAGGTAAAGGTCATCGATGTGCGGGACGTTTATTCGGATTACAGCGGAAGCCCGGTCGCTCCGCTGCCAGTCGATTATTTGCCGCAAGATCAACCTTCCGGCGCGAACCATAACGAGAGCATTCTGCTAGAAGGCGCGGCCGGCACAGGCGCGCACAAGGTGACGGTACAGAACTCGGAAATTGTTCGTTTCCACAAGACAGGCATACTTGCATGGGGACCGGCGCTTGAGGTCGACATTCATGACAACAAGTTGCAGGGACACGGCAAGACGCTTTACAGCACGGGCAACGGTATCCAAATCTCATCCTCGGATTGGAGCGTGAACGGCGGAGGCGACCGCCGAGGCACGACCGGGATCGTGAAGGACAACGAGATCTATGACATCGGCCTGGTCATTCCGGAGCCTGGAGAGACTGGCTCTTACTTGAATCTCGGGCTGGGCGGACCGACGGGAATTCTGCTGTATCAAGCGGGTGACGGCTTTGTCATCGAAGGCAACACCATTACGGGCCCATCGGTTCCGTCTTGGCATAACAGCACGACGTCCAATGACGGCGGCTATTCGAACGACGGCATCGGATTCAGCAGCAGCAAAGACCTGACGATCAGAAACAATACGATTACGGGCTTCGGTACAGGGATCGCCGAAGGCGGAGCTGTGGCCGGCTCGACGATCGAAGACAACACGTTCAGCGCGAACGAGTTGGATATCTGGACGTTGTCGGGGAACGACACGATCACGCTTGGCGCCGGCGCCGAGACGATTGCTTACAACCAGACGGGCAACGGCATCGATACGATTGACGGCTTTGGCGCAGGCGACCGTCTGAACGTCATCGGCTTCGTAGACGGATCGGTGAACGGAGAGATCGGGACGCCCGTTAATGCGGAATACGTGACGGAGACAGGCGGTACGCTAGTAATTAACGGCTACACAGACGCGCTTCCGGTCGTCGATTTCACCGGCGGCAGCGTGACGGCCGGGGACGGCACGAACGTGGCGGCTCGCTCCGTGGAAGTCTCCGTAGCGGACGGCGTGACGACGCTGTATATCGACACGGAGGGAGACGACGACGCGGCGGAGCTTGTGATCAAGCTCGCTGGTGTGTATGCGCCTGGCAATTTCAAGTTGAATGGCGGATATATTTCTTATATAACGCTGGTTCAGGCAACGGGGCTGACGGTAACGTCGACGGATCCGGCCGGCTCGAGCAATGACGGCAAGACGAAGATTGAAGCGACGCCGATACCGGCAACCGGCCACAAGCTGGTGTACTTCAACTTCGGCACGGGCACGGTGACGATCCCGAACGTCGGCGATACGCTGCCAACTTACGAGAATCTGCCAAATGATGGTCTGGTGACCGCCGCAAACGGCGACAATATCGGTGTCGCCGAAGTGGACGCAAACGGCAAGGTCGTGCACTTTGGCCAGACGACGGCGAACGTGACGGCGGAGCCGACGCCGACGCAGGCCACAGGCCTGACGGTCACGTCGACGGACCCGACCGGCGCAAGCAACGACAACAAGACGAAGCTTGAAGCGACGCCGGCACCGGCAACCGGCCACAAGCTGGTGTACTTCAATTTCGGCACGGGCACGGTGACGATCCCGAACGTTGGCGATACGCTGCCAACTTACGAGAATCTGCCAAGCGACGGCCTCGTATCCGCAGCGAACGGCGACAACATCGGCGTGGCGGAAGTGGACGCAAACGGCAAGGTCGTGCACTTTGGCCAGACGACGGCGAACGTGACGGCGGAGCCGACGCCGACGCAGGCCACGGGCCTGACGGTAACGTCGACGGACCCAGCCGGCGCGAACAATGACGGCAAGACGAAGCTTGAAGCGACGCCGGCACCTGCAACAGGCCACAAGCTGGTGTACTACAACTTCAGCACGGGCACGGTGACGATTCCAAACGTTGGCGATACGCTGCCGACTTACGAGAACCTGCCAAGCGACGGCCTCGTATCCGCAGCGAACGGCGACAACATCGGCGTGGCGGAAGTGGACGAAGATGGCAAGGTCGTGCACTTCGGCCAGACGCCGGCGAGTGTATCGAATACACCGGGCACAACGCCGGAAGCGATACCGACTGCCGCGATCAGCTACAGTGATGAGGTACTGACGGGCCTGACGCCGGGAGCGGAATATCTCATCGGCGGCGTGACTAAGACGGCGGGTATCGACGGTAAAATTGCGATCGAAGCCGGCTGGCTCGGCACATCGCTCTCGATCGTGAAGGTCGGCAACGGCACGTCGACGACGAACTCGGCGCCACAGACGCTGGTTGTGCCATCGCGTCCAACCGCGCCGACCGGTGTCGGTAAGACGGACGAAACTTCGGCCGGGAATGACGGCACGATAACCGGCGTCAACAGCACACTGGAGTACAAGAAGGGCGCGGCAGGTGCGTGGACGCCAATCACTGGCGTGACGGTAACAGGCCTTGCACCGGATACCTACTATGTGCGTACGGCTGCGACTGCAACGGCGTTTGCGTCGGAAGCGACGTCGGTAACGGTAGGGGCGTTCACGTCTACGCCGGAGACGACGCCGAATGCGGCGATCAGCTACAGCGATGAGGTACTGACGGGCCTGACGCCGGGAGCGGAATATCTCATCGGCGGCGTGACTAAGACGGCGGGTAACGACGGTAAAATTGCGATCGAAGCCGGCTGGATCGGCTCATCGCTGTCGATCGAGAAGGTCGGCAACGGTACGTCAACGACGAACTCGGCACCGCAGACGCTGGTTGTGCCATCGCGTCCAACCACGCCGACCGGCGTAGGCAAGACGGACGAGACATCGGCCGGCGGAAACAACGGTACGATCACTGGCGTCAACAGCACACTGGAGTACAAGAAGGGCGCGTCAGGTGCGTGGACGCCAATCACTGGCGAGACGGTAACAGGCCTTGCACCGGACACCTACTATGTGCGAACGGCGGCAACGGCAACAACGTTTGCATCAGAGGCGACCTCGGTGACGGTAGGGGCGTTCACGGCGACGCCGGAAGCGATACCGACTGCCGCGATCAGCTACAGCGACGAAGTGCTGACCGGTCTGACGCCGGGCGCTACCTATCTGATCGGCGGCGTGAACAAGACAGCCGACGGCAGCGGCAAGCTCACAATCGAAGCCGGCTGGCTCGGCACATCGCTGTCGATCGTTAAGGTCGGCAACGGCGCATCGACGACCGACTCGGCGGCACAGTCGCTGAGCATTCCGTCCCGTCCGGTCGCGCCGGTCGTGACAGCCAACGATGCCGCCAACACCATTGCCGGACTCGCCCTCGGCATGGAGTACGCGGTCGACGGCGGCTCCTATGTGAAATACAACGGCACCAACGCACCTGACCTGTCCGGCACGAATACCGTTCAAGTTCGCACGTCAGCTACCGAAACCGCACTGGCTGGTACGGCGGCGACGCTGCAGTTCACGCCGAATGCGCCGGCGGCGCCAAATGTATCGGCGAACGACACATTAAATACGATTGTCGGCGCAGATGCGACGATGGAGTACGCGATCGACGAAGGCAGCTGGGTGACCTTCGATCCGGCGCATCCGCCGGTCTTGAGCGGCGATCACACGGTGAAGGTTCGCGTAAAAGCGAAAGGCAGCATCCCGGCGGGCGTTGAAAAGACGATCGTTTTCACAGCCAACGGCACGTATAGCGTCCTTGGCACAGTAGTGGACGACGCGCCGGACGCCAACTTCATTACCGGTGCGGCGGTCAAGGTGATGAAGGGCAACGTCCAGATCGGCTCCACCGCATTGACCGATGCGAACGGGCACTTCAAGGTCACCGGCGTGCCAAACGGTACCTACAACCTTGTCGTTACCAAGGAAGAACAGATCATTACGATCGCCGTTACGGTAAAAGATCAGGATTACGATTTCAGTCCGCGATTTATTGTGCTGCCGAGGGGCAATAAGAACAGCGCGCTGGAGATTAAAGGAGACACGCCAAGCGTCGTCGTAGACGGGCTGAACGATCTGTTCGCAGATACGCAGCACGCCTATACGGCGGACGACCAGCAGCTTGTCGCCGACGGCGGATCGGTCAAGATCACGCTAGGCGTGGAGAAGCAGGACGCAGCCGCAGCGACGGGCGCTTCCGATCTGCTGAATCTGGCAGGCGGACAAAGCATCGACCTGTATCTGGACATGACGCTGACTAAAACGAGGATCGATACGTCCAACCAGACGACCACGACCGCACTGTCTACGGTAGGCAGTCTGCTTAAGATTATCGTGCCGTACGATCTCTCGGGTAAAACCAACGTCACGCTTTATCGCTTCCATGACGGCGTGGCGCAAAAGATGACAAAGCTGGCTCTTTCCACTGAGACGCCATCTACGGAAGGCTATATGATCGACACAATAGCCAACCATATTATTATCTGGGCGCAGAACTTCTCGACCTATGCGGTCGCCTACGGCGAGATCGTCTCCACGCCAGGCACCGTATCCGTCGGAAGCCTGACGATCGCGGCGAGCGCGGACGCAGGCGGCAGCATCAGCCCGGCAGGCAATGTCGCGGTGTCCCGCGGAGGCAGCCAGACCTTTACGATCACGCCGGATGCGGGCTATGCGATCTCGGATGTGACGGTAGACGGCAAGAGCGTAGGCAAGGTCGGCAGCTATACGTTCGCTAATGTCACGGAGGCGCATACGATTAAGGCGGTATTTGCAAAAGCGAAAGTCTCGGGACTGCCGTTCTACTATAATGGAGACGCCAAGGTGTTCATCGGTTTCTCTAGCGAAGCTTCCGGAGAAATGAAGTATATCGCGCCTGCCGGCAAGACGATCGAGTTCCAGGCTAATCCCAAGGCGTTTGGCGACATCGCAAACCATTGGGGCAAGTCTTACATCGACTTCGTCGCCGAGCGCGAGCTCTTCGTCGGCGTTAGCGACCGCACCTTTGCGCCAAACACGGGCATGACCCGCGCCATGCTGGCGACCGTCATCGGCCGCCTGTACGAGAGAAGCTACGGCCCATTGGCCGCGACCGGACAGCATGCGTTCACGGACGTGAATTACGACAGCTGGTACGGCGCGTACTTGGATTGGGCTGCGAGCAGCGGCATCGTTCAGGGCGTCGGCGGCACACGGTTCGATCCGGACCGTCAGGTGACGCGGCAGGAGCTGGCCGCGATGCTCTATCGCTTTGCGCAGTTCCTCAAGGCGGATACGAGCGCTGCGGCAGGTACGAAACTAAACTATTCCGACGCATCGGCAATCGACGCTTGGGCTGAGCAAGCGGTATTGTACGGCCAGGACAACGGTTTGATTAACGGCAGAGAGAACGGCGCCTTCGCGCCGAAGGAATCGGCGACGAGAGCGGAAGTTTCGGCGATTCTGAAGCGATTTATCGAGACCATCGTTTAA